A genomic window from Serratia liquefaciens includes:
- a CDS encoding D-lyxose/D-mannose family sugar isomerase, translating to MNRSAVNQTLQQTQHFFARFDVHLPPFAHFSLPVWRQLDRQPWQEVFDLKLGWDVTAFGGDDFAHKGLTLFTLRNGSPGGRPYAKCYAEKIMHCREAQVTPMHFHWRKREDIINRGGGNLIVELHNADPQEGLADSPVSVTLDGCRQTHTAGSRLRLAPGESICLTPGIYHSFWGEEGFGDVLVGEVSTVNDDDSDNRFLTPLSRFSQIEEDQPPQWLLCNEYLRFID from the coding sequence ATGAACCGTTCCGCCGTGAACCAGACTCTGCAACAAACCCAGCATTTTTTTGCCCGCTTCGACGTCCATCTGCCGCCCTTTGCCCACTTTAGCCTGCCGGTCTGGCGTCAGCTCGATCGCCAGCCGTGGCAGGAAGTATTCGACCTGAAGTTGGGTTGGGACGTCACGGCGTTCGGCGGCGATGATTTTGCTCACAAGGGGCTCACGCTGTTCACGTTGCGAAACGGTTCGCCCGGCGGTCGACCTTATGCCAAATGCTATGCGGAGAAAATAATGCATTGCCGTGAAGCGCAGGTGACGCCGATGCATTTCCACTGGCGCAAGCGGGAAGACATCATCAATCGCGGTGGCGGCAACCTGATCGTCGAGCTGCATAACGCCGATCCGCAGGAAGGGCTGGCCGATAGCCCGGTGAGCGTGACCCTGGACGGTTGCCGACAAACCCATACTGCCGGTTCGCGCCTGCGGCTGGCGCCGGGGGAAAGCATCTGCCTGACGCCGGGGATCTATCACAGCTTTTGGGGCGAGGAAGGTTTCGGCGACGTGCTGGTGGGGGAGGTCTCTACGGTGAATGACGACGACAGCGATAACCGCTTCCTGACGCCGCTCAGCCGCTTTAGCCAGATCGAAGAGGATCAGCCGCCCCAGTGGTTGCTGTGTAACGAGTACTTGCGCTTTATCGATTAA
- a CDS encoding ABC transporter permease subunit yields MTSNPLPPGAKNPTLKRALLGDMMQTVGILPILILIVAVFGFVAPNFFTDANLLNIARQASINIVLAAGMTFIILTGGIDLSVGSMLGTTAVVAMAVSLMPGMAGMSIPLALLAGLGMGLFNGFLVAYAGLPPFIVTLGTYTALRGAAYLLADGTTIINSNISFEWIGNAYLGPIPWLVIIAFAVIAVCWFILRRTTLGVHIYAVGGNMQAARLTGIKVGAVLLFVYGMSGLLSGLGGVMSASRLYSANGNLGMGYELDAIAAVILGGTSFVGGIGTITGTLVGALIIATLNNGMTLMGVSYFWQLVIKGAVIIIAVLIDKYRTRNYQH; encoded by the coding sequence ATGACTTCGAATCCATTGCCGCCAGGCGCAAAAAATCCGACGCTGAAACGGGCACTGTTGGGCGATATGATGCAAACCGTCGGTATCTTGCCGATATTGATCCTGATCGTCGCGGTTTTCGGCTTTGTCGCACCAAACTTCTTTACCGATGCCAACCTGCTGAATATCGCCCGGCAGGCGTCGATTAACATCGTGTTGGCGGCGGGCATGACCTTTATCATTCTGACCGGCGGTATCGATCTTTCGGTCGGTTCGATGCTGGGCACCACCGCGGTGGTAGCGATGGCGGTGTCACTGATGCCAGGCATGGCCGGAATGTCGATCCCGCTGGCGCTGCTGGCCGGTTTAGGCATGGGGCTGTTTAATGGTTTTCTGGTGGCCTACGCTGGTTTGCCGCCGTTTATTGTCACCCTCGGCACCTATACCGCGCTGCGCGGTGCCGCTTATCTGTTGGCGGACGGCACCACCATCATCAATTCCAATATCAGTTTTGAATGGATCGGCAACGCTTACCTGGGGCCTATCCCCTGGTTGGTGATTATCGCCTTTGCGGTGATTGCAGTGTGCTGGTTCATTCTGCGCCGCACGACGCTGGGGGTTCATATCTACGCGGTAGGCGGCAACATGCAGGCGGCGCGCCTGACCGGGATCAAGGTCGGTGCCGTGCTGCTGTTTGTCTATGGCATGAGCGGCCTGCTGTCCGGGTTGGGCGGAGTGATGAGCGCCTCGCGGCTGTACAGCGCCAACGGTAACCTTGGCATGGGCTATGAGCTTGATGCTATCGCCGCAGTCATTCTCGGCGGCACCAGCTTCGTCGGCGGCATCGGTACCATTACCGGTACGCTGGTAGGGGCGTTGATTATCGCCACCCTGAACAACGGCATGACGTTGATGGGCGTCTCTTACTTCTGGCAACTGGTGATCAAAGGAGCGGTGATCATCATAGCAGTGCTGATTGATAAGTACCGCACCCGCAATTATCAACATTGA
- a CDS encoding ABC transporter substrate-binding protein, producing MRFKPLITALLVTAALGSASLVQAKELKSIGVTVGDLANPFFVQITKGAELKARELAGDKVNVTLVSSGYDLGQQVAQIDNFIAAKVDMIILNAADSKGIGPAVKRAKDAGIVVVAVDVAAEGADATITSDNTQAGAMACKYISDRLKEKGNVVIINGPPVSAVQNRVEGCMTELKKHSEIKLLSYNQNAKGSREGGLEIMTALLAANPKIDGVFAINDPTAIGADLAAKQAQRSEFFIVGVDGSPDGEEALKRGGKSLFVATPAQDPQVMAAKAVEIGYEILQGKPAPTGPVLIPVTMIDKNNIGSYKGWTVK from the coding sequence ATGCGTTTCAAGCCATTGATTACCGCTTTGCTGGTTACCGCCGCACTCGGCAGCGCTTCGTTGGTGCAGGCGAAAGAATTGAAATCGATTGGGGTGACGGTGGGCGATTTGGCCAACCCGTTCTTTGTGCAGATCACCAAGGGTGCGGAACTGAAAGCGCGCGAACTGGCCGGTGACAAGGTTAACGTGACGCTGGTGTCGAGCGGTTACGATCTCGGTCAGCAGGTGGCGCAGATCGATAACTTTATCGCCGCCAAGGTGGATATGATCATCCTGAACGCCGCAGATTCCAAAGGGATCGGCCCGGCGGTAAAACGCGCCAAAGACGCCGGCATCGTGGTGGTGGCGGTGGACGTGGCGGCGGAAGGTGCCGATGCCACCATCACCTCGGACAACACCCAGGCCGGCGCCATGGCCTGTAAATACATCAGCGATCGCCTGAAAGAGAAAGGCAACGTGGTGATCATCAATGGCCCACCGGTGTCCGCGGTACAGAACCGGGTGGAAGGCTGCATGACCGAACTGAAGAAACACTCGGAGATCAAGCTGCTGTCCTATAACCAGAACGCCAAGGGCAGCCGCGAAGGCGGGCTGGAGATCATGACCGCGCTGTTGGCGGCCAATCCGAAGATCGACGGCGTATTTGCGATTAACGATCCTACGGCGATCGGTGCCGATCTGGCAGCCAAGCAGGCGCAGCGCAGCGAATTCTTTATCGTTGGCGTAGACGGATCGCCGGACGGCGAAGAGGCGCTCAAGCGCGGCGGAAAATCGCTGTTTGTGGCGACACCGGCACAGGATCCGCAGGTGATGGCGGCCAAAGCGGTCGAGATCGGTTACGAAATTCTGCAGGGTAAACCCGCACCAACCGGTCCGGTGCTGATCCCGGTCACCATGATCGATAAAAACAATATTGGCAGCTACAAAGGCTGGACGGTGAAATAA